In Actinoplanes octamycinicus, the genomic window CCGCCGGTCACGGTCAGACCATTTTCCGGTACGACTCCGTCCCGCCCGTCCCCGTGCCGCGGCTGAGGCCGCTTGAGGTTTGCCGCAGGGCGAGACCAAGTCCCGCACCGCGTGGCAGATCCGTCCCGCGCTCGCGTGGCAGTCCCGGGTCTTGCGTCGCCGGGCGCTCACCGCGCTCACGTGGCAGCCCCGGGTCTTGCGTCGCCGGGCGCTCACCGCGCTCGCGTGGCAGTCCCGGGTCTTGCGTCGCCGGGCGCTCACCGCGCTCGCGTGGCAGTCTCGGGTCCTGCGTCGCCGGGCGCTCACCGCGCCGCGTGGCGGATCGCCCGCGCCCGCCCGGCAGAGGCTGCTTACATCGCGGCGTGGCGGGAGCGCTCCGGGCGTACCGGAAATCGGCGGACGCCAGGAGAAGCGGACCCCGCGCCGGCCCGCGGCCTGAAGCAGCCGGTAGTCCAGCGGACCTCGCGCCGATCCGCGGCCCGGACCGGACGGCGGAGCGGCCCGGACCGGACGGCGAAGCTACCTGGATCAGCCTGCGGAGCGGCCCGGATCGGACGGCGGAGCGGCCCGGTGGCGCGGCGAACCGCGCCGCCGGGCCGGAGCCGGACGGTCGGATCTCAGGAGGCGTAGGTCTCGAACTCGGCGACCTTCGGCGTCCCGGACGCGCTCACGATCTTGAAGGTGATCTTGGTGAGCGAGGTGGCCGGGAAGGTGATCACGCCGGAGCCGGTGCCGGACGTGAGGACCGCGCCGGTGCTGCCGTTGACGACCTGGTAGGAGCCGATCACGCCGCTGGTGACCTCGCGGAGGTTGATCCGGGAGACGGTGGTGGCCGCACCCCACTTGATCGAGATGTCACCGGTGCTGCCGCTCGGCGACCAGTAGGTGCTCAGGCTGCCGTCCTTGACGTTGCCGTAGCTGGTGCCGCTCGCCTTGCTCGACCCGTCCGCGCCGGCCCCGCTGGCCAGGCTCAGGTTGGTGCCGCTGGGCTGCTGGGTCGGGGTGGTGCTCACGCTCGGGCTGGGCGTCGGGCTGCTGCTGCTCGGCTTGACCGTCGGGCTGGTCGTGGTGGCCGAGCAGTTGCCGTTCGAGGTCTTCAGGCCGGTGTTCGCGCCGGCGGTCTGCTGCACGATGGCCGGCACGCAGGAGGCGCCGTCCAGGGTGAACGAGTACGGGATGCTGACGCTGGTGTTCGACACCGGGTTCGGGCCGGCCGGGTTCTCGTCCTCGGTGGCTTCCCACGTCACGTTGTCGAAGATGTTGCCGGAGACCTGCCAGTAGCCGGGCAGATCGGTGTAGAACGTGCCGAGCGGGTTCAGCGAGTCCTTGAAGTAGTTGTTGTCCACCCGGGCCTTGCCGCCGGCCCGCGCGTTGATCCCGGACTCGTTCAGCGAGTGGTAGTAGTTGTTGTAGATGTGCGCGGTGGCGCCACGCAGCAGCGGAGTCCGCGAGTCGATGTTCTCGTACCAGTTGTGGTGGAAGGTGACCGGCCCGTTCGCCAGGTCGCTGTCGCTGGAGCCGATCAGCCCGCCGCGGCCGGAGTCGCGCAGGACGCTGTAGGACAGCGTGACGTACTTGGTGTTGTCCTTCATGTCGAACAGGCCGTCGTAACCGGCCGACTCGCCGCCCGAGGCGATCAGCGTGGCGTGGTCCACCCAGACGTGGTGCACGTCGGTCTCCATGCCGATCGCGTCGCCGCCGTTCGAGGTCGGCGAGCCGGACTTCTTGACGTTCTGCACGGTCACGTTCTGGATGATGATGTTGCTGGCGTTCCGGAGGTGGATGCCCAGCTGGTCGAAGACCGCGCTGCCCACGCCGACGATGGTGACGTTGCTGACGTCCTTCAGCTCGATCCGGTCGGCGGCGGTGTTGCAGCTGTCGCCGGAGACCTTCGTGGTGTTCCCGTGGTTGATCGTGCCGGACACCTCGATGGTGATCGGGGTGCTGCTGCTGGCCCGGCTGCACAGCGCCTGGTGGATCTGAGTGCCGGTGGTGGCCCGGACGGTGGCCCCGCCGGCGCCGCCGGTGGTCCCGCCGTTGACGCTGGCGAACCCGGTGGCGGTGCCGG contains:
- a CDS encoding pectate lyase family protein, whose protein sequence is MTRLRLAAAAGTAITAGAIALFLPNPQASAAVTGTATGFASVNGGTTGGAGGATVRATTGTQIHQALCSRASSSTPITIEVSGTINHGNTTKVSGDSCNTAADRIELKDVSNVTIVGVGSAVFDQLGIHLRNASNIIIQNVTVQNVKKSGSPTSNGGDAIGMETDVHHVWVDHATLIASGGESAGYDGLFDMKDNTKYVTLSYSVLRDSGRGGLIGSSDSDLANGPVTFHHNWYENIDSRTPLLRGATAHIYNNYYHSLNESGINARAGGKARVDNNYFKDSLNPLGTFYTDLPGYWQVSGNIFDNVTWEATEDENPAGPNPVSNTSVSIPYSFTLDGASCVPAIVQQTAGANTGLKTSNGNCSATTTSPTVKPSSSSPTPSPSVSTTPTQQPSGTNLSLASGAGADGSSKASGTSYGNVKDGSLSTYWSPSGSTGDISIKWGAATTVSRINLREVTSGVIGSYQVVNGSTGAVLTSGTGSGVITFPATSLTKITFKIVSASGTPKVAEFETYAS